One window of the Chryseobacterium camelliae genome contains the following:
- a CDS encoding alpha/beta hydrolase, translated as MKKFINLFLAVILMVILLLCTLLTLSVYLKWPMMVSGYSSLFATQFNSRFILLALVLCITAFLFFKKQDTGRKIWKFNLILGILFLAGQLIFMLIMLRTASKYDAEISLIPSLKGLEKPVKPTETHHYLTIYGEKQLFDVYRPKNPSGKPTIPVVLVHGGAFIEGKRDQLGYAANWFTQRGYTSFGIEYPLAKKDRQTYESAVNSIVTCMSYIRKHAQEFNIDPSKMILVGGSAGGSLVMQADLGLRDGFAHSYDGSQVAPPAAVIALYPPVSLSDLYQKLREGKTVDLYDPMNKYLGGSPVQFPARFKQLNLIDHLSGGISPTLILTGEIDHVVNVEAIRDFVNKSKEMKLPVSYMEVPYGEHVYDGNPNSIAGQMTWAEIRHFLKRNRLTAE; from the coding sequence TTTATTAACCTGTTTTTGGCAGTGATCCTGATGGTGATCCTGCTTCTGTGCACACTTCTGACCCTGTCGGTATACCTGAAATGGCCTATGATGGTCAGCGGCTACAGCAGCCTTTTTGCAACGCAGTTCAACTCGAGATTCATCCTTCTTGCGCTGGTCTTATGCATCACAGCCTTCCTGTTTTTTAAAAAGCAGGATACGGGGAGGAAGATCTGGAAATTTAACCTGATCCTGGGCATACTGTTCCTGGCCGGCCAGCTCATTTTCATGCTGATCATGCTGCGCACAGCGTCAAAATATGATGCTGAAATTTCACTTATCCCAAGCCTGAAAGGTCTGGAAAAACCTGTTAAGCCTACAGAAACACATCATTACCTTACGATCTATGGTGAAAAGCAGCTCTTTGATGTGTACCGTCCGAAAAATCCATCAGGGAAACCGACTATCCCGGTTGTCCTGGTTCATGGAGGCGCTTTTATCGAAGGGAAAAGAGACCAGCTTGGATACGCGGCGAACTGGTTTACGCAAAGGGGCTATACTTCTTTCGGGATTGAATATCCTCTGGCAAAAAAGGACCGCCAGACCTATGAAAGTGCGGTCAATTCCATAGTAACATGCATGAGCTACATCCGGAAACATGCACAGGAATTCAATATCGATCCTTCAAAAATGATCCTGGTTGGAGGTTCTGCGGGAGGATCACTTGTGATGCAGGCTGATCTGGGGTTAAGGGATGGTTTCGCCCATTCTTATGACGGAAGCCAAGTCGCTCCGCCGGCTGCGGTGATCGCATTGTATCCGCCGGTCAGCCTCTCAGACCTTTACCAGAAGCTCAGGGAAGGGAAAACCGTAGACCTGTACGACCCGATGAACAAATATCTGGGAGGAAGCCCGGTACAGTTTCCCGCGCGTTTCAAACAGCTGAACCTGATAGACCATCTTTCGGGAGGCATTTCTCCTACACTGATCCTGACCGGTGAGATTGACCATGTAGTGAATGTGGAAGCGATCCGGGATTTCGTGAACAAGTCTAAGGAAATGAAGCTGCCGGTTTCTTATATGGAGGTACCGTACGGTGAGCATGTCTATGATGGCAATCCGAATTCCATTGCAGGGCAGATGACCTGGGCGGAGATCAGGCATTTCCTAAAACGGAACCGTCTTACGGCAGAGTAA